In Halobaculum sp. XH14, a single genomic region encodes these proteins:
- the cofH gene encoding 7,8-didemethyl-8-hydroxy-5-deazariboflavin synthase subunit CofH yields MTRPSAADLDPDDLGFAHVPETDQSFENALAKARDGQRLTVDDAVELLTTGTDGATSIDQERKEAVLEAADRRRAEVVGDDVTFVANLNNNVTTACNTGCLFCNFKDTAHRFEVDRDGDGGPSRRTDHDGDGEPSRRTDHGGFTKTPAESRAAVEAGLDRGIYEVTSVSGLHPAFALNDDHHEILRGFENPAREVNYKPPERYVVDPGTYVEQMAAMSVGGIHLHSMTPEEAYHARRGTDWSYREVYERLREAGLDSAPGTAAEILVDEVREVICPGKIDTQGWLDAMEGAVAAGLDVTSTMMYGHVENEMHRAMHLERIRDLQDRTGGITEFVPLSFVHERTPLYEHGVVSGGASDDEDELLIAVARLFLDNVENVQTSWVKYGDEKALKTLSCGANDFMGTILSEEITKRAGGQFGEFRSFDDYVEMVTSIGRTPVERSTDYRTTRELDPTEAGPFGPTLGPRADGTPLLTPEEREARAAGDPGAIADD; encoded by the coding sequence CTGACCGTCGACGACGCGGTGGAACTGCTGACGACCGGCACCGACGGCGCGACGAGCATCGACCAGGAGCGCAAGGAGGCGGTGCTGGAGGCCGCGGACCGCCGGCGCGCCGAGGTCGTCGGCGACGACGTCACGTTCGTCGCGAACCTGAACAACAACGTCACGACGGCGTGCAACACGGGCTGTCTGTTCTGCAACTTCAAGGACACCGCCCACCGGTTCGAGGTCGACCGCGACGGCGACGGAGGGCCGTCGCGGCGCACCGACCACGACGGCGACGGAGAGCCGTCGCGGCGCACCGACCACGGCGGGTTCACCAAGACCCCCGCCGAATCCAGGGCGGCCGTCGAAGCCGGACTCGATCGGGGCATCTACGAAGTCACCTCGGTCTCCGGGCTGCACCCCGCGTTCGCGCTGAACGACGACCACCACGAGATCCTCCGCGGGTTCGAGAACCCGGCCCGCGAGGTGAACTACAAGCCGCCCGAGCGCTACGTGGTCGACCCCGGCACGTACGTCGAGCAGATGGCGGCCATGTCCGTGGGCGGCATCCACCTCCACTCGATGACGCCCGAGGAGGCGTACCACGCCCGGCGGGGAACCGACTGGAGTTACAGGGAAGTGTACGAGAGACTCCGGGAGGCGGGCCTCGATTCGGCGCCCGGCACCGCCGCGGAGATCCTCGTGGACGAGGTCCGCGAGGTCATCTGCCCCGGGAAGATCGACACGCAGGGGTGGCTCGACGCGATGGAGGGCGCGGTCGCGGCCGGCCTCGACGTCACCTCGACGATGATGTACGGCCACGTCGAGAACGAGATGCACCGGGCGATGCACCTCGAACGGATCCGGGACCTCCAGGACCGGACCGGCGGCATCACCGAGTTCGTCCCGCTCTCGTTCGTCCACGAGCGCACCCCGCTCTACGAGCACGGCGTCGTCTCGGGCGGCGCGAGCGACGACGAGGACGAACTGCTCATCGCGGTCGCGCGCCTGTTCCTCGACAACGTCGAGAACGTCCAGACGTCGTGGGTGAAGTACGGCGACGAGAAGGCGCTGAAGACGCTCTCGTGCGGGGCGAACGACTTCATGGGCACCATCCTCTCGGAGGAGATCACCAAGCGCGCGGGCGGACAGTTCGGCGAGTTCCGGAGCTTCGACGACTACGTCGAGATGGTGACCTCAATCGGTCGCACCCCGGTCGAGCGGTCGACGGACTACCGGACGACCCGCGAACTCGACCCGACCGAGGCCGGCCCGTTCGGCCCGACGCTCGGCCCGCGGGCCGACGGAACGCCGCTGTTGACCCCCGAGGAACGCGAGGCGAGGGCCGCCGGCGACCCCGGCGCCATCGCCGACGACTGA